The Bacteroidota bacterium region CTCATGAAAGGCAACACAGGTACTGCCAACCACGTTGGGGCAACCTCTTATCAAAAACAGGCCGGTATAGATAAATGTGTTGGCCGTGTAAATGGAAATGCATTCGCCGGCAGTTCCGTTGTAGCGCATCACAAAATCTTCTCCATTCATGTACTGCGACCCGCAGGCATTTGCGCTGGTATATTCATTCCCGTAGTAGCACGAAGTCAAGCCTGACTGACTGTAAGGAAGGGAAGGGATAATCCACGGATTGCCACAACTGACGCCTGGTCCGCCGTAAGGGTTGAGCTCGGTGTGGTAAGCCAAGGTACCGCACGTGCTACCGCCTACACAATTGTATTGCGTGACAAGCACACGGTAGGTGCCCGTAATGGATGGTGTCCAGTACCATAGATGAGACTGCAAACCGCAATCGTCATCTGCGTAGCCCATTGCCGTAGGAACGCCGCTGTTGTCAAGTACAGTGATTTGGGTGTCCCAGCTTGCATAGCCACCACCCATACAAAAGGAAAACGTGTAAAATTCGCCGGCTGTGGCGGTAAAAGTATAATACTCTCCTCCCTTGATGCAAGGTATTGTTTGCCAGCCCAGTGTTGGAGCAATGGTGCCTGCAAATGTACCCCCTGTACACTGTGCATTCAGCGCATTCATCCACAATGTTATGAACCCAATCACCAGCAGACGCTGTGCAATTTTTTGTACACTTTTTTCCATTCCAACACCCTTTCCTTTTGGTTCCCGAAAACCAAGGCTTGCTGTTTAGAGATGTTGTCTGCCGAACCTTTTTTCCAACCTACTTAATAACTCTAATTTAAGGGCATGGTTTCCCACATCCAAATGTGGAATAGGCATTTATTCGGTTTTCCTTACATCAAGGAATGCGGTTTGAGAAATTAACAATTGCCGAAATCGTCAAGCCAAAATTGCCAATTTGGGCATCTAAATCCTTTCAGGTGACAAACCTGCTTCACCATGCAACTTGCCCTACTGGGCTATGATTCATGGGTTTATTCCCAATCTTCCTCAGTTGCTTGGAGTATTTCCCAGATCCGATCATTCAGTTGCTCCAATCCTACATTGGCGACGGAAGAAATCGTCACCATTTCCTGCTTGGGTAGCGATTTCTTGATTTTCTTCTCTAAAGCTTTCATCGCCTTTGAGTCCAGTAAATCGCACTTTGTAATCGCCAACAGCATTTTCTTGTCCAAAAGCTCTGGACTGTACGCCTCCATCTCATGGATCAAGGTCTTGTATTCCGCGATCGGGTCCGGGCTGTCGGCTGCTACCATGACCAACAAAATGGAATTTCGCTCGATATGCCGAAGAAAGGTAATACCCAAGCCCCTGCCCTCACTCGCACCCTCGATGATCCCCGGAATATCGGCCATCACATAGGACTTGAAGTCCCTGTATTTGACGATTCCGAGGTTGGGAACCAAGGTTGTAAACGGATAGTCGGCAATCTTGGGTTTAGCTGCGGATAGGACACTCAGTAACGTACTTTTGCCAGCATTGGGGAACCCTACCAAACCAACATCGGCCAAAACCTTGAGTTCGAGGATCGCGACCAATTCTTGGGCATAACCACCGGGGGTGGCATGTTCGGGGACTTGGTTGCTCGCTGTTCGGAAGTTCCAGTTGCCACGACCTCCAAATCCGCCGGCCAAAATCGTGAGCCGTTGGCCGTGCTCGGTGATTTCTCCCATGAATTCACCGGTTTCAGCATTCGTGACGGTCGTGCCGAGGGGCACTTTCAGCACTTCATCCTTGCCTTCGCGGCCAGTGCGCTTTCCACCTTCGCCATTCTTCCCGGCTTCGGCCTTGATGAACTTACGGTAGCGCAAGTCAAGCAAAGTCCAAAGCTGTTTGTCTCCTTCAAGGATGATATGTCCGCCGCGTCCGCCATCGCCACCGTCGGGACCGCCTCGTGGAACGTGCTTTTCACGACGCCAAGCCACGATCCCATCTCCCCCCTTACCACTGGTGAAATAAATCTGGACGTGATCGACAAATGGGCTGGGTGCTGACATATTAGAATCGCATTGGGAAAGGTCACCAAGGCCGATGGCCTAGGCGATCTCTCAGAAATTTTTTCAAACAATTAGTGGCTAGGCAGTTGCTAGCGCGTTGTCAATAATCGCGGTGAGACGACCGAACACTTCGTCCAATTCGCCCATGCCATCGACGACATGCAGTTTTCCTTGCGCTTTGTAAAGTTCGGCAACGGCAAGCGTCTTGGTATTGTATTCGACAACGCGTGCCTCTATCACTTCGGCTGTATCGTCCACACGTCCCTTTTCAATGGCGCGTTGCAACAGGCGGCGCACCAATTCATCTTTGGGCACATCCAAAAACAAGGTCAACGTAACGCTGCTTCCGACAAACTTGAGGTAGCCATCCAAGGTCAAAGCCTGCTCGTTGGTACGTGGGAAGCCGTCAAAGATGAATCCCGGAACCTTCCCTGCAAATTCGTCGATCCTGTTTTTGACGATCTCGTTGACGATTTCATCCGGGACAAGCAAACCTGCAGCCATGATTTCGGCCATGCGGTTGCCCAGATCGGAGCCCGAGGCTTTTTCCGCACGGAGCACATCTCCGGTGGAAAGGTGTTTGAGGCCGTATTTTTCAAGCAGTTTTTCTGCTTGTGTGCCTTTTCCGGATCCGGGAGGGCCAAACAAGACGATGTTGAGCATTTTATTCGATCCCATATCTAAAGTGAATAATGGGGAATGCAAAGTTAGGCATTCGAATGAGAAGTTGACAATCTAAAGTGCATGAGGGTTGTCATGGATCATCAGGGAAATATGCAAATGATCTCCGGTGCCGCCATGGCGCAACGTGCGATACCCCATCAGCCAAAAATAGGTCTCCAGCAATTTGTTTCGCCATTCGGGACGGCCATTCGTGCGCAGGTCCAAAGCATGTACATAGCCATCGCTCTGGGGGTAATGCAGGCTCTTTTTCTTCTGGAACAAGCCCATTTCGAGGTAATCGGCATGGGTGCGGGCCATGTCGGTCACAACCAGGTCGTGGTCAAAAATGATAAACGAGCTCACGCCCAGGCGCAGCAAGGGATGTGTCGTCGCATACTCTTCCTGCACATTTTGGGTTTTGGCATTTCCCGCAGCGAGGTAGAGAATGGCATACAGGCAAAATCCGGCGACGGCCACCAAAACGAGCTTCAGGTTGATGCTTTTGGCCTTTTGAACCGCCTTTTTCTTCTGAACCACATGCCCGACGATCCAAGTCAGGTAGAAATAGAGGGCCACCATCGAGGCGATGGCCGGAATGGCGATGCAGAGATAGGGATTCCATTGGGTCAATTCGTAGAGGGTGACCGATCCACGAAGCAGCAGGAAAAATGGCAGCACCAAGCCCGCCACGAATTTGAGTGGCCAGAGCAAAATCGCGACGACGACCGAGGAACCGCCCTTCTTTTTCTTGGCGGCCATGGATCAGGGTTTCAGGCTGTAGATCGCACGTAAGTTGCGGCCACGCTCGGCATAGTCCAGGCCGTAGCCGACCACAAATTCGTTGGGGATGCGGAAGCAATAGTATTCCGGAGGTGTCTCAAACATGTACATCTCATGTTTGAAGAGCAGGCTTGCGATTTTCACCGAGTTCGCGCCCTTGTGCATCAGGTCGCTTCTGAGCCAGTCCAAGGTGCGGCCCGTGTCGACAATGTCTTCGACGATCAGGACATCACGCCCCTCGGGGCTGTTGCTCAAATCGAGCAAAACGCGCATTTGACCGGAAGATTTAGTGCCACCGTGGTAAGATGACAACCGCACGAATTGAATTTCAGGATCCCAATTCAGGTGACGTACGAGATCGGCAGTAAAAATGAATGCCCCATTCAACACCGAGACAATCAGCGGATCCTTGCCTGCATAGTCCTTGTTGAGTTGCCGACCCATGTCGGCGATGCGTGATTGGATGTTTTCCTCGGAAAGGAACTCCTGAAATGTCTTGTCACCAACGCGAATCTCTTTCATTTCCAAAATTGCTTCCGCGAATATAGGGATTTGGAGATGTTTCACATGTAATTCTGCGATCCCGGTCGCTTCCCCGAAAAGTGCGGCCACCTGTGGGACAACTGTTCCATAATTGTTAACAATCTTAACATAGCGAATCAAAAAGTCTGCTTTAACTTTGCACTTTGAATCTGCCACCTAATCCGGGAGACACCAGTGTCTGACGCAATTAAGCACGAATGCGGGGTCGGTCTGATCCGCTTATTGAAGCCCCTCAAGTTTTATCAGGACAAGTATGGCTCGCCACTTTGGGGCCTCTTCAAGATGTACCTCCTGATGGAAAAACAGCATAACCGTGGTCAAGACGGGGCCGGACTCGCCGCCGTCAAAATCCACAGCCCTGCTGGAAAACCCTACCTCACCCGCAAACGCAACAATTCCTCCTCCTCTTGGCAATCGCTCATCAACGAAATCCAAGCCGAGCTCAAAGCGCTGGCTGTCAAGTATCCCGGAATTGAAAAGGATCCCGAATTGTTGCAACAGCATTTCAGCTTTGCGGGCGAACTCCTGCTCGGGCACTTGCGCTATGGCACCCACGGGGACAATACGATCGACGCCTGCCACCCAGTGGTGCGTAGCAACAACTGGCGCAGCCGCACGCTGACGCTGGCAGGAAACTTCAACCTCACCAATGTCGACGACCTGTTTCAGTACCTCGTCGATCTGGGGCAGCACCCACGGTACGTTTCCGACACGGAAACCGTCCTGGAGAGAATCGGGCATTTCCTCGATCAAGAAAACCAAAGCCTCTTTGACAAATTCAAGGAGCAAGGCAAATCCAATTTTGAAGCATCCGAGCTCATCGCGCAGGAATTGGACATTCGCAAGATCTTGCAGCGGGCAGCCAAACGCTGGGACGGTGGCTATACCATGGGCGGCATGATCGGTTGCGGAGACGGCTTTGTCGCCCGCGACCCCAACGGCATCCGGCCCTGCTACTACTTTGCCAATGATGAATTTGTCGTTGTCGCTTCGGAGCGCCCGGCGATCAGCACGGTCTTTGGGATCGACTATGACAAAATCAAGGAGCTTGATCCCGGCCATGTGATCGGCATCAAGGCTAGCGGCCAAGTCAGCATCAAGGCCTTCACCGAGCCTGGCGAAAAGAAAAGCTGCTCCTTTGAACGCATCTATTTCTCCCGTGGCAACGATCCCGACATTTACCGTGAGCGCCTTGCCTTAGGCGACCTCCTTGTTCCCAAGATTCTGGAAACCATTCACTACGACCTTCAAAACACGGTATTCGGGTATATCCCCAATACAGCTGAGATGGCGTTTTGGGGAATGATCAAGGGTGTCGAAACCTATATGATCAATGAAAAAATCCGCAAAATCCGGGAGCTGAATGGCAAAGCCACCGACGAGCAGCTGGTGGAGGTCCTCAGTTCGAGGCCGCGGGTGGAGAAGGTGGTGCTCAAGGACATCAAGTTGCGCACCTTTATTACGGACGACAGTTCGCGGGATGACTTGGTGGCACATGTGTATGACATTACGCAGGGTACAATCAGACCTGGCGTGGACACATTTGTCTGCATCGACGACTCGATTGTACGCGGTACAACGCTGAAAAAGAGCATTCTCAGCATTCTCAGCCGCCTCAAACCCAAGAAAATCGTCATCGTTTCCTCTGCACCGCAAATCCGCTATCCGGATTGCTACGGCATCGACATGAGTCAGATTGGACGTTTTGTCGCTTTTGAGGCTGCGATCGCCCTGCTCAACGACCGGGGTATGCACGGGATCATTCACCAAGTGTACCGTGAATGCCTTGCGATGAAACAAAATGGCCTTCTGGAAACCCGTAACGCGGTGAAAGCCATCTACGATCAGTTTTCGGAGGATGAAATCTCGCGAAAAATCTCGGATTTGCTGAAGCCTGAAGACATCTCCTGTAAGGTCGAGATCGTCTTTCAGCCCTTGAGCAACTTGCCCAAAGCGATCCCCAACCATTTGGGAGATTGGTACTTCTCAGGCAATTATCCGACCCCGGGTGGCAATCGTGTCGTGAATCAGGCCTTCATCAACTACGTCGAAGGCAAGAGCGAACGCGCCTACTGAGGCGTAAGATCACTGACAAGATTCATTTCCTTTTGGCAGGCTATTTGCTCATCTTTATTCTATTGCTTTTTGTTTCATAGAATAAAGGAGGATCCCATGAAAAAGCTGTTGTTGAATGTTGTGGCGTTGTCGATGGTATTTTTCATCGGCAGTGGATTTACAGCCCGTTTAGGGGAAGAGGCGATTGTGAAAATCGATGGTCAGGTTGTTGAGCCGGATGGAGAATTGACCTTTGACCGAGACGATACGGTTTATTTGGAAGCGACAGGCATCAAGCCCAATTCCAAGATTCATATCAAGGTCAAAAAGCTCGGGATTGCTTGGATGAAGGATGAATATCCAGTAGACAAAACCGGCGAGGTCAAGGGCATCATGCACATCCCGGAAGAAAAACTCACGGTCAACTGCTTCATCGAATACCATGCTGCCGATGGCAGCTTCCATGAAGTTCAGTTCAAGTGCAAAACGCGCTAGACCCCGCCGGATGCTATTCGGATCAGGCTGATTGGAGCATTCTGAAGATCGAATCTTTCAGATGCACGCGGTGCCTGCGCAGTTCGTTGAGATGCTCATCTGCCACTGCCACTGCGCCGCTTTCGATGCTGTGAATCTCGTGGTCGAGTTCATGGTACTCATCAAAAATCTTGCGAAAGTGAGTGTTGCTGATCTTCAGATCGTGAACCTTTGCGGCCAATTCTGGGAATTCGTGAAGGATGTCGTGCTTTTGCATAATTGTTTTCAACATTTTGATAGCACAAACCTCGTCGGAAAATCCCCGGTCAAAAATGACTGATGTCATGTTTTTGGGAGAGGGTTATCAGGAAAACGGGGCACTGGTGAGTGGTGACATTCGAAGGGATCAAATGAGGACACGACAAGCTTACAATGTACTTTGCCCCTCGAATCATGCTGCAAATCACTAACTTGCACCAAAATCAGAACCCAAATGAAAACAAAAACACTCATCCTCTGGACACTTGCAGCGATCTCGCTTCTTTTCGCGGCATGCGAGGGAAAGAAATTCAAGACGATGGGTGATGAAGACATGGACGCTGTCCTCGCCAACGATCTTTGCGGGGCATTGGGTGGCGCAACACTGCAAATGCAAGCAAGTGGGCGGATATGCGCGGGCTGGGAACCCTACAATGCATGCGGAGCATCTGGGGATTCTTCCAATTTATCTGGCGGGCAATTGGCGGCTTACCTTTACATTGGTACTTGGTTTTGGACAAAGAACTGCATCTTCGGCGTCCCTTCAAATGTCCATTTTTCCATGGGAGGAACCAATGAATACCATGGCGATTCGAAGTTGGAGCAAAATTTTGGTTCGGCTTTTCAGAGGTGGGACGTAACCGACCTCGACACATCCACCACAACCTATACCCTGAACGGCACCGGGTTAGTCATTGCAGGGGGAACTTTGAATGTGAAATGGCGGGACAAATACTTTGCATACACCGACAGCCTGCGGTATATCGATGTCAAGATTCGCAAAACTGACCATGCGATCATCGGCGGCGGTGGGACAGCGCGCATTTTTGGAACGATCGGACGACTGTCCAGCAACGATTTCGACCGTAAGGCGACCTTTGTCTTCAATCCCGATGGCAGCTATACCGTGACTTTGGACAATGGCACGGCGTTTACACGCTCGCAGTTCTGAAACGAAGCTTACGGTTGCTGTCGGCCTTTGACAATTTAAGCACGAGAGTCTACCCACGATCACTTTCCAACAACATTGAAGAGGCACTCGCATTGGGGAAGTGCGCCGAAGGATCTTTTTTCGTAATCTTGCCTCAGAGAAAATTCAATCTTATGCCGAAGATTTCCCAGCGTGGCCAAGAAATGCCGCCAAGCCCCATCCGCAAGCTTGTTCCATTTGCCGATGGCGCCAAAAGCCGTGGTGTGCATGTCTATCACCTCAACATCGGTCAGCCAGATTTGCCGACTCCGAAACAGTTCATGGAAACCGTGCGGAACGCCAATGTGGAGACCATTGAATACAGCCCGAGCGGTGGCTTTCCCACGCTGATCGAGAAATTCGCGGAATATTACCGTCGTCTCGGCCTTCCCGTGAACAAGGAAAACCTGATCATCACCACCGGAGGCTCCGAGGCATTGCTGTTTTCGTTCATGTCTTGCCTCGATCCAGGCGACGAAGTCATTGTTCCAGAGCCATTTTACGCGAATTACAATGGCTTTGCGATTGCATCCGGCACGAAGGTCGTTCCCATCACCACGCGCATCGAAGACAACTTTGACCTGCCGGAAATCGACGAATTCGAAAAACTCATCACCCCACGCACCAAGGCCATCCTGATCTGCAATCCGAGCAACCCGACAGGGAAGCTCTACGGTCAGGCTGCGTTGGAGAAATTGCGTGACGTCGTCAAGAAGCACGACCTCTTCCTGTTTGTCGACGAAGTGTACCGCGAATTTGTCTACGACGGCCAAACGCATTACTCTGCATTGAAGCTCGAAGGCATTGACCAGAATGTCGTGATCGTGGACTCCATTTCCAAGCGCTACGCTGCATGCGGTGCCCGCATCGGAATGGTCGTCTCACATAATAAGGATGTGATGGCTGCTGCAATGAAGTTTGCACAGGCAAGGCTCTCGCCCCCTACGCTCGAGCAAATCGGCGCCGAAGGCCTCACCGAACTGCCACAAAGCTACTTTGACGAAGTCAACGCCGAGTACGTGAGCCGCCGCGACACGATGGTGCGCGAGTTGCGCAAGATTCCGGGTGTGCTCGTGCCCGAGGTTTCGGGCGCATTTTATGCGGTCGTGCGCCTTCCGGTCGACGATACCGAGAAATTTTGCCAGTGGATTCTCGAATCCTTCCAATACAAAGGCGCCACTGTCATGATGGCACCCGCAAGCGGATTTTATTCGACGCCGGGCCTCGGTCGTGACGAGGTGCGATTCGCCTACGTCTTGGAAAAACCCGAATTGGTCCTCGCGATCGAATGCCTCGGGGAAGCCCTCAAGGTCTATCCCGGAAGCAAAATCGCCACGGCGGCCTCACACAGCAACGTTTAAGCTGTGGCGGGCATCTACCTGCACATCCCTTTTTGCCACAAGGCCTGCAGTTATTGCGACTTTCATTTCAGCACCAACCTCAAGAAGGTTGACGAAATGGCTGTGGCCATCGGCAAGGAAGCTGAATTGCAAAAAGGCTATTTCGAAGGCCGGCCCACCATCGACACCATCTACTTTGGTGGCGGTACCCCAAGTTTGATGCCGGCCGCCCACCTCGGAAGAATTCTGGATCAACTCCGTGAGAACTTTCTGGTTTCATCCACGGCCGAGATCACGTT contains the following coding sequences:
- the obgE gene encoding GTPase ObgE gives rise to the protein MSAPSPFVDHVQIYFTSGKGGDGIVAWRREKHVPRGGPDGGDGGRGGHIILEGDKQLWTLLDLRYRKFIKAEAGKNGEGGKRTGREGKDEVLKVPLGTTVTNAETGEFMGEITEHGQRLTILAGGFGGRGNWNFRTASNQVPEHATPGGYAQELVAILELKVLADVGLVGFPNAGKSTLLSVLSAAKPKIADYPFTTLVPNLGIVKYRDFKSYVMADIPGIIEGASEGRGLGITFLRHIERNSILLVMVAADSPDPIAEYKTLIHEMEAYSPELLDKKMLLAITKCDLLDSKAMKALEKKIKKSLPKQEMVTISSVANVGLEQLNDRIWEILQATEEDWE
- a CDS encoding amidophosphoribosyltransferase, whose translation is MSDAIKHECGVGLIRLLKPLKFYQDKYGSPLWGLFKMYLLMEKQHNRGQDGAGLAAVKIHSPAGKPYLTRKRNNSSSSWQSLINEIQAELKALAVKYPGIEKDPELLQQHFSFAGELLLGHLRYGTHGDNTIDACHPVVRSNNWRSRTLTLAGNFNLTNVDDLFQYLVDLGQHPRYVSDTETVLERIGHFLDQENQSLFDKFKEQGKSNFEASELIAQELDIRKILQRAAKRWDGGYTMGGMIGCGDGFVARDPNGIRPCYYFANDEFVVVASERPAISTVFGIDYDKIKELDPGHVIGIKASGQVSIKAFTEPGEKKSCSFERIYFSRGNDPDIYRERLALGDLLVPKILETIHYDLQNTVFGYIPNTAEMAFWGMIKGVETYMINEKIRKIRELNGKATDEQLVEVLSSRPRVEKVVLKDIKLRTFITDDSSRDDLVAHVYDITQGTIRPGVDTFVCIDDSIVRGTTLKKSILSILSRLKPKKIVIVSSAPQIRYPDCYGIDMSQIGRFVAFEAAIALLNDRGMHGIIHQVYRECLAMKQNGLLETRNAVKAIYDQFSEDEISRKISDLLKPEDISCKVEIVFQPLSNLPKAIPNHLGDWYFSGNYPTPGGNRVVNQAFINYVEGKSERAY
- a CDS encoding DUF465 domain-containing protein, whose product is MQKHDILHEFPELAAKVHDLKISNTHFRKIFDEYHELDHEIHSIESGAVAVADEHLNELRRHRVHLKDSIFRMLQSA
- a CDS encoding pyridoxal phosphate-dependent aminotransferase, whose translation is MPKISQRGQEMPPSPIRKLVPFADGAKSRGVHVYHLNIGQPDLPTPKQFMETVRNANVETIEYSPSGGFPTLIEKFAEYYRRLGLPVNKENLIITTGGSEALLFSFMSCLDPGDEVIVPEPFYANYNGFAIASGTKVVPITTRIEDNFDLPEIDEFEKLITPRTKAILICNPSNPTGKLYGQAALEKLRDVVKKHDLFLFVDEVYREFVYDGQTHYSALKLEGIDQNVVIVDSISKRYAACGARIGMVVSHNKDVMAAAMKFAQARLSPPTLEQIGAEGLTELPQSYFDEVNAEYVSRRDTMVRELRKIPGVLVPEVSGAFYAVVRLPVDDTEKFCQWILESFQYKGATVMMAPASGFYSTPGLGRDEVRFAYVLEKPELVLAIECLGEALKVYPGSKIATAASHSNV
- a CDS encoding adenylate kinase, with the translated sequence MLNIVLFGPPGSGKGTQAEKLLEKYGLKHLSTGDVLRAEKASGSDLGNRMAEIMAAGLLVPDEIVNEIVKNRIDEFAGKVPGFIFDGFPRTNEQALTLDGYLKFVGSSVTLTLFLDVPKDELVRRLLQRAIEKGRVDDTAEVIEARVVEYNTKTLAVAELYKAQGKLHVVDGMGELDEVFGRLTAIIDNALATA
- the hpt gene encoding hypoxanthine phosphoribosyltransferase, translated to MKEIRVGDKTFQEFLSEENIQSRIADMGRQLNKDYAGKDPLIVSVLNGAFIFTADLVRHLNWDPEIQFVRLSSYHGGTKSSGQMRVLLDLSNSPEGRDVLIVEDIVDTGRTLDWLRSDLMHKGANSVKIASLLFKHEMYMFETPPEYYCFRIPNEFVVGYGLDYAERGRNLRAIYSLKP